Proteins from one Rosa chinensis cultivar Old Blush chromosome 7, RchiOBHm-V2, whole genome shotgun sequence genomic window:
- the LOC112180628 gene encoding U3 small nucleolar RNA-associated protein 6 homolog: protein MADVVQYRLERMTNELNDLEQRGIFTRREISEIVKKRTKFEYRLKRPSPLKEDYLAYIDYETQLDSLRRLRKKSVMRELQKQGLKTTKKMKKSVSDFAGIMRIVDIYRLAVMRFKGDIELWFRYLEFCRQRRNGRMKKVLADAIKFHPKVPGVWIYAAAWEFDHNLNVEAARAIMQNGLRVCATSEDLWIEYLRMELTFLNKLKARKVALGEDEGTFAHDQISSDEKQWRDENKDLFMSLNDEGENNERSDDENEKSMKKISKFQEQGFSILRTIYAGAVEALPSSFSLRKCFLGILEATDLVNSEAIRKEILSDMKRAFSTEPEYWDWLARLEYNPASREDISEDVTSQIEKAVQVYEEAIEVLPTAIMLNHYAKFLNGVVTLLKLENKPSGLASPSAGYIPLLLRAYEKVKTMGYIDEDLACQHISFLLQLGRLEEAQKLAENLCCGIFSNSMKLWLLRVSVGIRHFTRDSISPSKADLLSIFELLKDVLTRVSISEAEDLWLMALNFFANQKHYFDKLVEISVRSLTKNGGSEQGFSLSAAIVHFVLQKDGVPHAREMYKRFIALPHPGLALYRACIELESNLASIGDKDSLVNARKLYESALKAYDQDLSLWRDYYLMETKMGTSETASAVHWQARKILKDTTALVTPDL, encoded by the exons ATGGCTGACGTAGTCCAGTACCGACTTGAGCGTATGACCAATGAGCTCAACGATCTCGAGCAACGCGGAATTTTCACGCGCAGAGAGATATCTGAGATTGTCAAGAAGCGTACCAAGTTTGAGTACCGGCTCAAGCGTCCGAGCCCACTCAAGGAGGACTACCTTGCCTACATTGACTACGAGACTCAGCTTGATTCACTCCGTCGACTAAGAAAAAAATCAGTGATGCGTGAGCTGCAAAAGCAGGGCCTCAAGAccacaaagaagatgaagaagtcaGTTTCAGACTTTGCTGGAATCATGAGGATTGTTGATATTTATAGGCTTGCAGTCATGAGGTTTAAGGGAGATATTGAGCTCTGGTTTCGGTACCTTGAGTTTTGTCGACAGCGAAGGAATGGTAGAATGAAGAAG GTCCTGGCTGATGCAATCAAATTTCACCCAAAGGTCCCGGGTGTCTGGATCTATGCTGCAGCTTGGGAATTTGACCATAATTTGAATGTTGAAGCTGCCCGTGCTATCATGCAAAATGGGTTAAGAGTTTGCGCAACTTCAGAAGACCTCTGGATAGAGTATCTTCGCATGGAACTCACATTCCTCAATAAATTAAAGGCTCGGAAGGTTGCTCTTGGAGAGGATGAGGGCACTTTTGCTCATGATCAGATAAGTTCTGATGAGAAACAGTGGAGAGATGAAAACAAAGACTTATTCATGTCCCTTAATGACGAAGGAGAAAATAATGAAAGGTCAGATGATGAAAATGAAAAGTCAATGAAGAAAATTAGTAAGTTTCAAGAGCAAGGTTTTAGCATACTAAGAACCATATATGCTGGAGCAGTAGAAGCTCTTCCCTCTAGTTTCAGTTTGAGAAAATGTTTTTTGGGGATCCTGGAAGCAACTGACTTGGTTAATTCGGAAGCAATACGTAAGGAAATACTAAGCGATATGAAGAGAGCCTTCTCAACAGAACCAGAGTATTGGGATTGGCTTGCAAGACTTGAATATAATCCTGCAAGTAGGGAAGATATTAGTGAAGATGTCACATCTCAGATAGAAAAAGCAGTTCAG GTTTACGAGGAGGCTATAGAAGTTTTACCTACAGCCATAATGCTCAACCATTATGCGAAATTTTTGAATGGTGTTGTCACTCTTCTAAAACTTGAAAACAAGCCTTCTGGGTTAGCTAGTCCATCTGCCGGTTATATTCCTCTTCTTTTGAGGGCTTACGAAAAGGTTAAAACTATGGGGTATATTGATGAGGATCTTGCTTGTCAGCATATTTCATTTCTTCTGCAACTTGGAAGACTAGAGGAAGCCCAGAAACTGGCAGAAAATCTTTGTTGTGGAATATTTTCAAATTCAATGAAGTTATGGCTATTAAGAGTCTCTGTAGGTATTAGACACTTTACAAGGGATTCCATTTCACCGAGTAAAGCTGACCTACTATCCATCTTTGAACTTCTTAAAGATGTTTTGACAAGAGTGTCCATTTCAGAAGCTGAGGACCTGTGGTTAATG GCCCTTAATTTCTTTGCAAATCAAAAACATTACTTTGACAAGTTGGTTGAGATTTCTGTTAGATCATTGACAAAAAATGGCGGCAGTGAACAAGGATTTTCCCTCTCTGCTGCTATTGTGCATTTTGTTCTTCAAAAGGATGGAGTACCGCATGCTAGAGAGATGTATAAACG CTTCATTGCTTTACCACACCCTGGGCTTGCACTATATAGAGCCTGCATTGAATTGGAATCAAATCTTGCATCCATTGGTGACAAAGATAGCCTCGTCAATGCCAGGAAATTATATGAATCTGCACTGAAAGCTTATGACCAAGATTTGAGCTTATGGCGAGACTACTATCTGATGGAGACCAAG ATGGGAACATCAGAAACAGCTTCTGCCGTACATTGGCAAGCACGCAAGATTCTAAAAGACACGACTGCACTTGTTACACCAGATTTGTAA